Proteins from one Megalops cyprinoides isolate fMegCyp1 chromosome 11, fMegCyp1.pri, whole genome shotgun sequence genomic window:
- the LOC118786306 gene encoding protein FAM124A-like, which produces MEKNSTEDECVDSGAETGGSDYSPMSSANNELFMGDLQDPFLVSVHIITDPGQAKLLQRAADSLLAWIHPELQLFRVSERGAWQQRHKRARPSSGPQREPLSQPALAVILFLQEEYGGEEQILRLHHALQRPPWRYHHTERVNGRLLPLVPCSQDFFTLAPGTPLWAVRQVHYGKEIVRFTVYCRHDTFPDMVSMYRLLLQRQLAQRREDFCFFVIYSNPDTEIQLSFKRLPRGQSPAPTESAIMEFRVRDVGGLVPLLPRPCTPISEVRWQTEDYDGNKILLQVRGSSRYRRRHTIAQFTNLPSEPKPVPSPTPLEPAPASSYGRGPATYRNRRYHRTSPHPRHQAQMRGSQQDLPCACKEDEAVPHRDPEAARAWWAGHHTRSLFCLPTSGGFQSSSSSPARSRRSSLIPPFRLNVDTLVGAEETDVDTGQKMDSGTVDLSVVSAYSRPLFPLSRPLSTPARDSPSFPGLSRGSTSTLGRNALLRSSHSASAAPPVQPQPRPHSACLPLGSSNSGHSKEAEHSSLAGAQSEEEQEFYI; this is translated from the exons ATGGAGAAGAATTCCACCGAAGATGAGTGTGTGGACTCAGGAGCAGAGACCGGAGG GTCTGATTACAGCCCTATGTCTTCTGCAAACA ATGAGCTGTTTATGGGTGACCTGCAGGACCCCTTCCTGGTCAGCGTGCACATCATCACAGATCCCGGGCAGGCTAAGCTCCTGCAGCGCGCGGCCGACTCCCTGCTGGCCTGGATCCACCCCGAGCTGCAGCTGTTCCGCGTGTCCGAGCGGGGCGCCTGGCAGCAGCGGCACAAGCGCGCGCGCCCCTCCTCCGGCCCCCAGAGGGAGCCGCTGAGCCAGCCGGCGCTGGCCGTCATCCTGTTCCTGCAGGAGGAGTACGGCGGGGAGGAGCAGATCCTGCGGCTGCACCATGCCCTGCAGCGCCCGCCCTGGCGCTACCACCACACGGAGCGCGTCAACGGCCGGCTGCTGCCGCTGGTGCCCTGCAGCCAGGACTTCTTCACGCTCGCCCCCGGCACGCCGCTCTGGGCCGTGCGGCAGGTGCACTACGGCAAGGAGATCGTCCGCTTCACCGTCTACTGCCGGCACGACACCTTCCCGGACATGGTGAGCATGTAccggctgctgctgcagaggcaGCTGGCCCAGAGGAGGGAGGACTTCTGCTTCTTCGTGATCTACTCGAACCCGGACACGGAGATCCAGCTGTCGTTCAAGAGGCTTCCGCGGGGTCAGAGCCCCGCCCCCACCGAGTCGGCCATCATGGAGTTCCGCGTCCGGGACGTAGGGGGGCTCGTGCCCCTCCTCCCGCGGCCCTGCACCCCCATCAGTGAGGTGCGCTGGCAGACAGAGGACTACGACGGGAACAAGATCCTGCTGCAG GTCCGAGGCTCATCCCGATACAGACGCAGACACACCATCGCTCAGTTCACCAACCTGCCGTCGGAGCCCAAACCCGTACCGTCACCTACCCCTCTGGAACCTGCCCCCGCCTCTTCATACGGCCGGGGCCCCGCCACCTACAGGAACCGGCGCTACCACCGGACCTCGCCGCACCCCCGGCACCAGGCTCAGATGCGGGGGTCCCAGCAGGACCTGCCCTGCGCCTGTAAAGAGGACGAGGCCGTCCCGCACCGCGACCCCGAGGCCGCGCGCGCCTGGTGGGCGGGGCACCACACCCGTTCCCTCTTCTGCCTGCCCACGAGCGGGGGGTTCcagtcttcctcctcctcccctgcccGCTCCCGCCGCTCCTCCCTGATCCCTCCGTTCCGGCTCAACGTGGACACGCTGGTGGGCGCCGAGGAGACTGACGTGGACACCGGGCAGAAGATGGACAGCGGCACAGTGGACCTGTCGGTGGTGTCGGCCTACTCTCGGCCCCTGTTTCCCCTGTCCCGCCCCCTCTCTACGCCGGCCCGGGATTCCCCCTCCTTTCCCGGGCTGTCCCGCGGCTCTACGTCCACACTTGGCCGCAATGCCCTGCTACGAAGCAGCCACTCTGCCTCCGCCGCTCCCCCGGTCCAGCCCCAACCACGCCCTCACAGCGCCTGCCTCCCTCTGGGCTCGAGTAACAGCGGCCACAGCAAGGAAGCTGAGCACAGCAGCCTTGCAGGTGCACAatcagaggaggagcaggaatTCTATATATGA
- the serpine3 gene encoding probable serpin E3 produces MCRLSMTSLFICLWLVRKSHGGLGDTLGELHTEFAVSLYQTLTETDNNSNLIVSPVSISVSLGLLQFGARGNTLSQLEGALRYNSNEVRMQDFLMQVPGDTGNSSQAVRVQLACALFVESGMQLSPVFTQHASAWGNSSVLHTNFSQPNHTRSQMEQWIRSHGNGEAHALPPGDLSGLAEPQGDPPRWGQLQMALVTTVAFRGAWQKQFLFADTQNLPFTLSDGTTIKVPMMYQASEVNFGQFRTPTDHRYTVVELPYLGESLSLLVALPSDRKVPLSQLELQVSPHAVGLWASGLRRTKMDVFLPRFKIQNRFNLKSALLSLGISDIFDPAAADFGGISAEDGLYVSEAIHEAKIEVTEEGTKAAAATAMVLLKRSRAPVFKADRPFLFLLREVSTGSVLFMGRVMNPAEQAP; encoded by the exons ATGTGTCGCCTGTCGATGACCTCGCTCTTCATCTGCCTGTGGCTGGTCAGGAAGAGCCACGGGGGCCTCGGGGACACCCTCGGGGAGCTGCACACCGAGTTCGCCGTCAGCCTCTACCAAACGCTCACAGAGACCGACAACAACTCCAACCTGATCGTGTCTCCAGTGAGCATCTCTGTGTCCTTGGGGCTGCTGCAGTTCGGGGCCAGGGGGAACACACTGTCCCAACTGGAGGGAGCACTGAGGTACAACTCCAATG AGGTGCGCATGCAGGACTTCCTGATGCAGGTGCCAGGGGACACGGGTAACTCCAGTCAGGCCGTGCGGGTGCAGCTGGCTTGCGCCCTCTTTGTTGAGAGCGGGATGCAGCTCTCTCCGGtgtttacccagcatgcatcGGCGTGGGGCAACAGCAGCGTGCTCCACACCAACTTCAGCCAGCCCAATCACACCCGCAGCCAGATGGAGCAATGGATCCGCAGCCACGGCAACG GTGAGGCCCACGCCCTCCCACCTGGAGACCTCTCGGGTTTGGCAGAGCCACAGGGTGACCCCCCCAGGTGGGGTCAGTTGCAGATGGCCCTGGTTACCACGGTAGCCTTCAGGGGCGCCTGGCAGAAGCAGTTCCTTTTCGCTGACACCCAGAACCTGCCCTTCACCCTCTCAGACGGCACCACCATCAAAGTGCCAATGATGTACCAGGCCTCAGAAGTCAACTTTG GTCAGTTCCGCACCCCCACGGACCACAGGTACACGGTTGTGGAGCTGCCGTACCTGGGGGAGTCCCTCAGCCTGCTGGTGGCCCTACCCAGCGACCGGAAGGTCCCCCTGTcccagctggagctgcaggtcAGCCCTCACGCTGTGGGACTCTGGGCCAGCGGGCTGCGGCGGACCAAGATGGACGTTTTCCTGCCCAG GTTCAAGATCCAGAACAGATTCAACTTGAAGTCAGCTCTTCTTTCACTGGGCATTTCTGACATCTTTGATCCTGCAGCTGCAGACTTCGGAGGAATCTCAG CAGAGGATGGTCTGTACGTGTCAGAAGCCATCCATGAAGCCAAAATAGAGGTAACTGAAGAGGGAACCAAGGCAGCAGCAGCTACAG CGATGGTGCTACTTAAACGATCCCGTGCTCCTGTGTTCAAGGCAGACAGGCCATTTCTCTTCCTCCTGAGAGAAGTCAGCACAG GATCTGTACTATTCATGGGGCGTGTGATGAACCCAGCGGAGCAGGCGCCCTGA